A region from the Stygiolobus caldivivus genome encodes:
- a CDS encoding ATP-binding cassette domain-containing protein, with amino-acid sequence MYGVLKPDSGYVTVFSESPDVKLRQDKMYMLEEYLIFLENLTLKENLKFITSIRHFNVDKVEELINKFNLPLHKKPYQLSSGQRRLFKLALAFSSEAKLLLLDEPTSNLDLENSEFVKNMIKEYKGTVIYASHDTLLKEPADKTIYLRKGEIEKTEIKSNWDNGK; translated from the coding sequence ATTTACGGAGTCCTAAAACCCGATTCCGGATATGTAACAGTATTCAGTGAGAGTCCCGATGTAAAATTAAGGCAAGATAAAATGTACATGTTAGAAGAATATTTAATATTTCTAGAGAATTTGACCTTAAAGGAGAACTTAAAATTCATAACGTCAATAAGGCATTTTAACGTTGATAAAGTAGAGGAATTAATTAATAAGTTCAACTTGCCCCTTCACAAAAAACCTTACCAACTAAGCTCAGGTCAAAGAAGACTATTTAAGTTAGCCTTAGCCTTCTCGTCAGAAGCAAAATTACTACTACTCGACGAACCTACCTCTAACTTAGACTTAGAAAATTCCGAGTTTGTTAAAAATATGATAAAAGAATATAAAGGCACCGTAATTTACGCCTCTCACGACACCCTACTAAAAGAACCAGCTGATAAAACAATATATTTAAGAAAAGGAGAAATAGAAAAGACCGAAATTAAATCTAATTGGGACAATGGAAAATAA